The following proteins are co-located in the Desulfoscipio sp. XC116 genome:
- the ileS gene encoding isoleucine--tRNA ligase, translated as MDYGKTLNLPKTDFPMRGNLPQREPEIMQFWEQDDIYRQVRRHNSGKPKFILHDGPPYANGHIHLGHTLNKVLKDIVVKFHSMAGYDAPYVPGWDTHGLPIEQQAIKNLGLNRHAVDTVEFRQKCREYALKFVDIQREEFKRLGVRGDWEHPYVTLMPHFEARQIGVFGEMAKRGYIYKGLKPVYWCAACETALAEAEVEYADKKSPSIYVKFPVRDGKGILPEENTYVVIWTTTPWTLIANMAITLHPEFDYLLMEADGQKLLVAQELKAAFLRETGLSEGGIIGRYKGNQLEGIVCGHPFLDRDSVLILGDHVTLEAGTGCVHTAPGHGHEDYLVGLKYNLPIFSPVDGRGRFTDEAGQFAGQLYHEANAGVLDTLRETGALIKSDKISHQYPHCWRCKKPVFFRATEQWFASIDGFRRTALDEIDKVRWIPAWGRDRIHNMVANRGDWCISRQRTWGVPIPIFYCKSCNKEIVNDETISNLQKLFREHGSDVWFAREAAELVPPGLTCPVCGAKEFTKETDIMDVWFDSGSSHLAVLDEPNIWPDLTWPADLYLEGSDQHRGWFNSSLSTSVAVTGRAPYRAVLTHGFLVDENGRKMSKSLGNVVDPLKVIKQMGADILRLWVSSADYRGDLAVSQNILKQLTEAYRKIRNTCRFMLGNLYDFKPEQDCVPYEKMTELDRYAMLKLHRLIERVLEAYRDYEFHVVYHAIHHFCTVDMSNQYLDIIKDRLYCEKADSEPRRSAQTVMYQSLHALVRLLAPILAFTTEEMWRYVPKAADAPASVQLTDMPEPDDRYVDAALEEKWGQLMKIRGLVTRALEKARQEKVIGNSLEARVHLYADEKITELIKPYYRDLAVLFIVSGVTMHALPEKTAAAMEVDDMPGLAVGVSRAAGVKCSRCWMYHEDVGQNAAHPETCPRCAAVLEQTGGAGC; from the coding sequence ATGGATTACGGAAAAACACTTAATTTACCTAAAACCGACTTTCCCATGCGGGGGAACCTGCCCCAGCGGGAGCCGGAAATTATGCAGTTCTGGGAACAAGACGATATTTACCGCCAGGTACGGCGGCATAACAGCGGCAAACCCAAGTTTATACTGCATGACGGTCCTCCCTACGCCAACGGTCACATTCACCTGGGGCACACGCTGAACAAAGTGCTCAAGGATATTGTGGTTAAGTTTCACTCCATGGCGGGCTACGATGCCCCCTATGTGCCGGGCTGGGATACCCACGGTCTGCCTATTGAGCAGCAGGCTATCAAAAACCTGGGCCTTAACCGCCATGCTGTGGATACAGTGGAGTTCCGCCAAAAGTGCAGGGAATATGCTTTAAAATTCGTGGATATCCAGCGGGAGGAATTCAAGCGTCTGGGTGTGCGGGGGGATTGGGAGCATCCGTACGTGACCTTGATGCCCCACTTCGAGGCGCGGCAAATCGGCGTGTTTGGCGAAATGGCCAAGCGGGGCTATATTTATAAAGGATTAAAGCCGGTGTACTGGTGCGCCGCTTGTGAAACCGCTCTGGCCGAGGCTGAGGTGGAATATGCCGATAAAAAATCTCCCTCCATTTATGTTAAATTTCCGGTGCGGGACGGCAAGGGGATTTTACCGGAGGAAAATACCTACGTGGTCATCTGGACCACTACCCCCTGGACATTGATTGCCAATATGGCTATTACTTTGCACCCGGAATTTGATTACCTGCTTATGGAAGCAGACGGTCAAAAATTGCTCGTAGCCCAAGAGCTTAAGGCGGCGTTTTTGCGGGAAACCGGCCTGTCCGAAGGCGGTATTATTGGCCGGTACAAGGGTAATCAATTGGAAGGCATTGTGTGCGGCCATCCTTTTTTAGACCGTGACTCGGTGCTTATTCTGGGTGACCATGTTACCCTGGAGGCCGGTACGGGCTGCGTACACACTGCGCCGGGGCATGGTCACGAAGACTATCTGGTAGGTCTAAAGTATAATCTGCCCATCTTTTCACCTGTGGACGGCCGGGGCCGGTTCACCGATGAGGCCGGTCAATTTGCCGGGCAGTTATACCATGAAGCCAACGCCGGCGTACTGGATACTCTGCGAGAGACAGGCGCATTAATCAAGTCCGATAAAATCAGCCACCAGTATCCGCACTGCTGGCGCTGTAAAAAACCGGTATTTTTCCGGGCCACCGAGCAGTGGTTTGCTTCCATTGACGGCTTTCGCCGGACGGCTCTGGATGAGATAGACAAAGTGCGCTGGATACCCGCCTGGGGCCGGGACAGAATCCATAACATGGTGGCCAACCGGGGCGACTGGTGTATTTCCCGCCAGAGGACCTGGGGAGTGCCCATTCCCATATTTTATTGCAAGTCCTGCAACAAGGAAATTGTAAATGACGAAACCATCAGTAATTTACAAAAGCTGTTCCGGGAACACGGCTCGGACGTCTGGTTTGCCCGGGAGGCGGCCGAACTGGTGCCGCCGGGACTGACCTGCCCTGTTTGCGGGGCCAAGGAGTTTACCAAGGAAACCGATATTATGGATGTGTGGTTCGATAGCGGCTCCAGTCACCTGGCGGTGCTGGATGAACCAAACATTTGGCCCGATCTCACCTGGCCGGCGGATTTATACCTGGAGGGCAGCGATCAGCACCGCGGCTGGTTTAACTCTTCATTAAGCACATCGGTGGCGGTAACGGGGCGGGCCCCCTACCGGGCGGTGCTTACCCACGGCTTTTTAGTGGATGAAAACGGGCGCAAAATGAGCAAATCACTGGGCAACGTGGTAGACCCGTTAAAGGTAATCAAACAAATGGGCGCCGATATTTTGCGCCTGTGGGTGTCTTCGGCGGATTACCGGGGCGATCTGGCGGTGTCGCAAAATATCCTCAAACAATTAACCGAGGCTTACCGTAAAATAAGGAACACCTGCCGGTTTATGCTGGGTAACCTTTATGACTTTAAGCCCGAACAAGACTGCGTGCCGTATGAAAAAATGACCGAGCTGGATCGCTACGCCATGTTGAAACTGCACCGTTTGATCGAGCGGGTGCTAGAGGCGTATCGCGATTACGAATTCCACGTGGTTTACCACGCCATCCACCATTTTTGCACGGTGGATATGAGCAACCAATACTTGGATATTATTAAGGACCGGCTATATTGTGAGAAAGCGGATTCGGAGCCGCGCCGCTCGGCTCAAACGGTGATGTACCAGTCATTGCACGCGCTGGTGCGCTTACTGGCTCCCATATTGGCTTTCACTACCGAGGAAATGTGGCGTTACGTGCCTAAAGCGGCGGACGCGCCGGCAAGTGTCCAGCTTACCGATATGCCCGAGCCGGATGACCGGTATGTGGATGCGGCTCTGGAAGAAAAATGGGGGCAGCTGATGAAAATCCGCGGCCTGGTAACCCGGGCGCTGGAAAAGGCCCGCCAGGAAAAGGTCATCGGCAATTCTCTGGAGGCCAGGGTGCATCTGTACGCTGATGAAAAAATTACTGAGTTGATTAAACCGTACTACCGGGATCTGGCCGTACTGTTCATCGTGTCCGGGGTCACCATGCATGCGTTGCCTGAAAAAACCGCCGCCGCCATGGAGGTTGACGATATGCCCGGCCTGGCTGTAGGCGTATCCCGGGCCGCCGGTGTCAAATGCTCCCGCTGCTGGATGTACCACGAGGATGTGGGGCAAAACGCCGCTCATCCCGAAACCTGCCCCCGCTGTGCCGCGGTGCTGGAACAAACCGGCGGGGCCGGGTGCTGA
- a CDS encoding DUF167 domain-containing protein, which yields MLDIKEDAGGVSIKVRVQPRAAKNQVAGVLDGALKVRLTAPPVDGAANKACCAFIAELLGVGKGRVAVCRGHTGRNKTVRVEGLTVRQVCDKLNY from the coding sequence ATGCTGGATATTAAAGAGGATGCGGGTGGTGTATCCATTAAAGTACGGGTGCAGCCCCGGGCCGCTAAAAACCAAGTGGCCGGTGTCCTGGACGGTGCTCTGAAGGTTCGGCTTACCGCCCCGCCGGTGGATGGCGCGGCCAATAAGGCCTGCTGTGCATTTATCGCCGAACTGCTGGGGGTGGGCAAAGGCCGGGTGGCTGTTTGCCGGGGGCATACCGGGCGCAATAAAACGGTGCGGGTTGAAGGGCTAACTGTCCGGCAGGTGTGTGATAAGCTCAATTATTGA
- a CDS encoding DivIVA domain-containing protein has product MIKKSVAEVSHMLTPLDIQKKEFRRSFRGYNEEEVDKFLDQLIQNYETLYLENHSLREKLENGEVAIARYLEMEKIIKDAVIMAQKNADDLQRNARQEAELQLENARLQAEKIIGDTEEKAGRLVQEARERARYRIEEAESRVRDVMEEYRFFNKQAQMFRVKFRSFLDAQISLLDGQEEEARELMNSGGPGWLEAAAGRADVVAGGDAGEDGQGAVPQAEPGADGDGAGAREDGED; this is encoded by the coding sequence TTGATCAAAAAATCTGTTGCGGAGGTGTCGCATATGCTCACCCCACTGGATATCCAGAAAAAAGAGTTCAGACGCTCCTTTCGTGGTTATAATGAGGAAGAAGTAGACAAGTTCCTTGATCAGCTGATACAAAATTATGAGACGTTGTATCTGGAAAACCATTCTTTAAGGGAAAAACTGGAAAATGGCGAAGTGGCTATAGCGCGATATCTGGAAATGGAGAAAATAATTAAAGACGCTGTTATTATGGCGCAGAAAAATGCCGATGATCTGCAGCGTAATGCCCGGCAGGAGGCTGAGCTGCAGCTTGAAAATGCCCGTTTGCAGGCCGAGAAAATTATCGGTGATACCGAGGAAAAAGCGGGGCGGCTGGTTCAGGAAGCGCGGGAGCGGGCAAGGTACCGCATTGAAGAGGCTGAAAGCCGGGTTAGAGATGTTATGGAAGAATATCGCTTTTTTAATAAGCAGGCCCAGATGTTTCGGGTTAAATTTCGTTCTTTCCTGGATGCCCAAATAAGCTTGCTGGACGGTCAGGAAGAAGAGGCCCGGGAATTGATGAATAGTGGGGGGCCGGGTTGGCTGGAAGCGGCCGCGGGCCGGGCCGACGTTGTTGCCGGTGGCGATGCCGGCGAGGATGGACAAGGTGCCGTGCCGCAAGCTGAGCCTGGTGCTGACGGTGATGGGGCCGGGGCGCGGGAAGACGGTGAGGATTAA
- a CDS encoding YlmH/Sll1252 family protein translates to MFPDKFLSLAVNREDKETLARVLDLAEVAKQSHRPQVTDFYDPCRCAMIARAVGYIPDLAVAVDGGYPAAERSRVLISPDYVDPGNADAGLDFLDVRGNFRFKTVTHRDYLGALLGLGLRREKLGDILVGENGAQLIVAAEVAGFIKVGLTGVGRVRVTVQEISRAALKPPVRDYREIKVTVQSLRLDAVASCGFGLSRTKMAREIAAGKIYLNWRPCLNPSAPIRSGDMISARGRGRVAVEQTGGQTKKGRTNLLLHRYGLAR, encoded by the coding sequence ATGTTCCCGGACAAATTTCTGAGCCTGGCAGTTAATCGGGAGGACAAGGAAACATTGGCCCGGGTTCTGGACCTGGCGGAAGTGGCTAAACAAAGCCACCGGCCACAGGTTACTGACTTTTACGATCCCTGTCGCTGTGCAATGATTGCTCGGGCAGTGGGATATATTCCCGACCTGGCGGTGGCGGTGGACGGTGGCTATCCCGCGGCGGAAAGATCGCGGGTTTTAATTTCTCCCGATTATGTAGACCCCGGGAACGCTGATGCCGGGCTGGACTTTCTTGATGTGCGAGGTAACTTTCGTTTTAAGACCGTTACCCATCGGGATTATCTGGGGGCGCTGCTGGGTCTTGGCCTGCGCCGGGAGAAGCTCGGGGATATACTTGTAGGTGAGAATGGCGCCCAGCTTATTGTGGCCGCGGAGGTAGCCGGTTTTATCAAAGTGGGGCTTACCGGTGTGGGGCGTGTTAGGGTCACCGTTCAGGAAATTAGCCGGGCAGCCCTTAAACCGCCCGTCCGGGATTATCGTGAAATTAAGGTTACAGTACAGTCGCTGCGCCTGGATGCGGTGGCGTCCTGCGGGTTCGGACTGTCCCGAACTAAAATGGCCCGCGAAATTGCGGCCGGTAAAATATACCTTAACTGGCGCCCTTGCCTTAATCCTTCTGCGCCGATACGCTCCGGTGATATGATTTCCGCTCGCGGCCGCGGCCGTGTGGCTGTGGAACAAACCGGCGGGCAGACAAAAAAAGGCCGCACCAACCTGTTGCTGCATCGCTACGGCTTAGCCCGTTAA
- a CDS encoding YggT family protein: MNIGVATVVYYAIEVYTWLIFIRIILSWVRVNPYQPVVRFIFETTEPVLGFFRRLIPPVGMIDFSPIAAFFALKLLGTLIIRLLHSIGIY; the protein is encoded by the coding sequence ATGAACATTGGTGTTGCAACAGTAGTTTACTATGCCATCGAGGTATATACCTGGTTGATTTTTATCCGTATTATTCTATCCTGGGTCAGGGTGAACCCTTATCAGCCGGTGGTCAGGTTTATATTTGAAACCACTGAACCGGTGTTGGGCTTTTTTAGGAGGCTGATTCCTCCGGTAGGTATGATCGATTTTTCACCGATAGCCGCCTTTTTTGCGCTTAAGCTATTGGGTACTTTAATTATAAGACTGTTGCATTCTATAGGTATTTATTAA
- the proC gene encoding pyrroline-5-carboxylate reductase, translating to MELGEKRLGLIGGGAMAEALITGLTRAELILARQITVSDLNEQRRNYLAEKFAVGVTTANNAVVADADIIILALKPFVMGDVLEQAGAYFTPEHTVISIAAGITTTYIEKFLTGQVPVVRVMPNTPALLGAGAAAVCCGQWATDLHRELALTIFGAVGRAVSVPEKLMDAVTGLSGSGPAYMYIIAEALADAGVRMGLPRDVALTLASQTMLGSARMILETGCHPGVLKDMVTTPGGTTIEGLYALEEGGIRAALYRAVEVACRRSGRQSGNNK from the coding sequence ATGGAACTGGGAGAAAAAAGGCTGGGCCTTATCGGCGGAGGAGCGATGGCGGAGGCGCTGATCACGGGTTTAACCCGCGCTGAGCTGATTTTGGCGCGGCAGATAACGGTCAGTGACTTGAATGAGCAGCGCAGGAATTATCTGGCGGAAAAATTTGCGGTTGGGGTAACAACCGCAAATAACGCGGTGGTTGCCGATGCTGATATAATTATTTTAGCCCTAAAGCCGTTTGTTATGGGTGATGTGTTAGAACAAGCGGGTGCTTATTTCACCCCGGAGCACACTGTAATTTCTATTGCCGCGGGTATTACCACTACATACATAGAAAAATTTCTAACCGGTCAAGTGCCGGTAGTACGGGTGATGCCGAATACGCCTGCGCTGCTGGGTGCCGGAGCTGCGGCAGTGTGCTGTGGACAATGGGCCACAGACTTACACCGGGAATTGGCTTTAACTATATTCGGCGCGGTGGGCCGGGCGGTATCGGTGCCCGAAAAATTAATGGATGCGGTAACCGGACTTAGCGGCAGTGGCCCGGCATATATGTATATCATAGCCGAGGCGCTGGCTGATGCCGGGGTGCGCATGGGGCTGCCGCGAGACGTGGCCCTGACTTTGGCTTCGCAGACTATGCTGGGCAGTGCCCGCATGATATTGGAAACCGGCTGCCATCCGGGGGTGCTCAAGGACATGGTAACCACACCCGGGGGTACTACCATTGAGGGATTGTATGCCCTTGAAGAGGGCGGTATAAGAGCCGCGCTGTACCGGGCTGTGGAAGTCGCCTGCCGGCGTTCCGGCCGGCAATCCGGGAACAACAAATAA
- the sepF gene encoding cell division protein SepF: MARLMDRMLNFMGFEEEQEEGREQDLRAIEEEKTVIQKPRKNKGQVVSLHSQRQMRVSVVEPKSFDEVQVIADNLKNHRPVIVNLEQAEPELAKRVVDFVSGATYALDGSMQKVGKGIFLFVPSNVDIEVDLKEQIKEKGILNWVK; encoded by the coding sequence GTGGCAAGATTAATGGACAGAATGCTTAATTTCATGGGTTTTGAGGAGGAACAGGAAGAGGGTCGGGAACAGGATCTGCGTGCCATTGAAGAGGAAAAAACGGTTATCCAGAAACCCAGGAAAAATAAAGGCCAGGTGGTTAGCTTGCACAGCCAGCGGCAGATGCGGGTTTCAGTAGTTGAGCCCAAAAGCTTTGACGAAGTACAGGTTATTGCCGATAATTTAAAGAATCACCGACCGGTAATTGTTAACTTGGAACAGGCCGAGCCCGAGCTGGCTAAACGAGTGGTTGATTTTGTCAGTGGTGCCACATACGCGCTGGACGGCAGCATGCAAAAAGTAGGCAAAGGTATTTTCCTTTTTGTGCCCAGTAATGTGGATATAGAAGTTGATCTAAAGGAACAAATTAAAGAAAAGGGTATTTTGAACTGGGTGAAGTAA
- a CDS encoding YggS family pyridoxal phosphate-dependent enzyme translates to MEVWDNLQQVREKVRLAAARAGRDLKQIKIIAVTKKVEVPRIREVVQGGVIDLGENRVQELNDKITALPADIHWHMIGHLQTNKIKYVVGRVDLIHSLDRFSLAEEINRRAVKLGVAARVLVQVNTSGEKTKYGLSSVELPDFLTALRDLPQISVQGLMTIAPYAPNPEEVRPYFRELRLLADRHGLEHLSMGMTNDFEVAVEEGADMLRLGTAIFGSRVY, encoded by the coding sequence ATGGAAGTGTGGGACAATCTGCAGCAAGTCAGGGAAAAAGTACGCTTAGCTGCTGCCCGGGCCGGTCGTGATTTAAAACAGATTAAAATAATAGCCGTAACCAAAAAGGTGGAAGTGCCCCGTATACGGGAAGTTGTTCAAGGGGGAGTTATTGACCTGGGAGAAAACCGGGTTCAGGAATTGAATGATAAAATCACCGCTTTGCCGGCTGATATACACTGGCATATGATTGGCCACCTGCAGACCAATAAGATAAAATATGTGGTGGGCCGGGTGGATTTGATTCATTCCCTGGATCGTTTCAGCCTGGCCGAGGAGATTAACCGGCGTGCTGTTAAGCTTGGGGTGGCGGCCCGGGTGCTGGTTCAGGTGAATACCTCCGGAGAAAAAACCAAATACGGACTGTCTTCTGTGGAATTACCCGATTTTCTCACGGCGTTACGGGATTTGCCCCAAATATCGGTACAAGGGTTAATGACTATTGCTCCCTATGCTCCGAATCCTGAAGAAGTTCGTCCTTACTTCAGGGAACTGCGGTTGCTGGCTGATAGACATGGTTTAGAACACCTTTCCATGGGTATGACCAATGATTTTGAAGTGGCAGTGGAGGAAGGCGCCGATATGCTTCGTTTGGGTACGGCGATCTTTGGCTCCCGTGTATATTAA
- a CDS encoding HlyD family efflux transporter periplasmic adaptor subunit — protein sequence MGKYRVRPGRFILVLIALVCGTGLTLWGAWNTLAWAKNNVLLHLLDVQSLEHDEIRETLAVEGLLIKHEEPVKAPAAGRLRLLVQDGDRLRTGALLAEISGTVDQKVWSPGAGVFCTHLDNLESVLVPGMIDVLDMSAVEKISGSVPPIADEVAGGQLIGKVVDNLQPLLVFIQLDNLDESAARSFKKNTAVTLLGEDRKLAGKIIQAGLGENTLSMFVELSRYPENYIHERRVRLDLVTRQMTGWLVPEESIVFKEGKPGLYVISKQAIRWMPVAVHDRLQGMAAVSGDALSNSVHFIKNPGWAREGVRLN from the coding sequence GTGGGCAAATACAGAGTGCGTCCCGGTCGGTTTATCCTTGTGCTGATTGCGTTAGTGTGCGGGACGGGATTAACTCTTTGGGGTGCCTGGAATACACTGGCCTGGGCCAAAAATAATGTGCTGCTGCATTTGCTCGATGTGCAGTCCCTGGAACATGATGAAATTAGGGAAACCCTGGCTGTTGAAGGTTTGCTGATAAAGCATGAGGAGCCGGTTAAAGCGCCGGCAGCCGGTCGGTTGCGGCTGCTGGTACAGGACGGCGATCGGCTGCGTACGGGAGCGCTGCTGGCTGAGATAAGTGGTACTGTGGACCAAAAGGTTTGGAGCCCCGGAGCGGGTGTCTTCTGTACCCATTTGGATAATTTGGAAAGTGTGCTTGTACCCGGTATGATTGATGTATTGGATATGAGTGCGGTTGAAAAAATAAGCGGCAGCGTGCCGCCGATAGCGGATGAAGTGGCCGGCGGGCAGCTTATCGGCAAAGTGGTAGACAATTTGCAGCCACTGCTGGTTTTCATCCAGCTGGATAATTTGGATGAATCCGCGGCTCGTTCATTTAAAAAGAATACGGCGGTGACCTTGCTTGGGGAAGACAGGAAGCTGGCGGGAAAGATAATTCAGGCCGGTCTTGGGGAAAATACTCTAAGTATGTTCGTAGAATTATCCCGATATCCGGAAAATTACATCCATGAACGGAGAGTGCGGCTTGATTTGGTTACCCGGCAGATGACCGGCTGGCTGGTGCCTGAAGAGTCGATAGTTTTTAAAGAAGGTAAACCGGGCCTTTATGTAATATCCAAGCAAGCTATTCGCTGGATGCCGGTTGCGGTGCATGACCGTTTGCAAGGTATGGCGGCTGTTAGCGGCGATGCGTTAAGCAACTCGGTACATTTTATAAAAAACCCCGGTTGGGCGCGGGAAGGTGTCCGGCTGAATTAG
- the phoU gene encoding phosphate signaling complex protein PhoU: MTARSNFERTLKEIQQDILRLGSLVEQAVYDSVQALVKQDVALAAQVIMGDEMIDELYLGIEEKCVRVMATQQPMAKDLRVAVTGIKILLSLERMGDHCVDIARATMCLSGHPFTVRPVQYIPEMADIVQQMVKDGLDAYVKRDVHKATDMCAMDDEVDFIFNRIFRELIGCMKEKPVNVYQSAYLLYVSRYIERIADHATNIGEAVIYLVTGERHELN; encoded by the coding sequence ATGACAGCCAGGTCTAACTTTGAGAGAACCTTAAAAGAAATACAGCAGGATATTCTTCGTCTGGGCAGTCTGGTGGAGCAGGCGGTATACGATTCGGTGCAGGCGCTGGTGAAGCAGGACGTGGCCCTGGCCGCTCAGGTAATCATGGGCGATGAAATGATCGATGAACTGTATCTGGGAATTGAAGAAAAGTGCGTCAGGGTAATGGCCACCCAGCAGCCTATGGCCAAAGACTTGCGGGTAGCCGTAACCGGTATTAAAATATTGCTCAGTCTGGAGCGTATGGGCGACCACTGCGTGGATATTGCCCGGGCCACTATGTGCTTGTCCGGCCACCCCTTCACGGTTCGGCCGGTGCAATACATACCCGAAATGGCGGATATTGTGCAGCAGATGGTAAAAGACGGGCTGGACGCCTATGTTAAAAGGGATGTTCATAAAGCCACGGATATGTGTGCCATGGACGATGAAGTGGACTTTATTTTTAATCGCATATTTCGCGAATTAATTGGCTGTATGAAAGAAAAACCGGTCAATGTATACCAGTCTGCTTATTTACTATACGTCAGCAGATATATTGAGCGGATTGCCGACCATGCTACCAATATAGGCGAGGCTGTTATCTATTTGGTAACCGGTGAGCGGCACGAGCTGAATTAG
- the pstB gene encoding phosphate ABC transporter ATP-binding protein PstB: MNSKISVHKLNLFYKEFQALRDIDLEVTANLVTALIGPSGCGKSTFLRVLNRMNDLYEGVRVQGRVLFDGEDIYREKCDVVSLRKKVGMVFQKPNPFPMSIYDNVAFGPRIHGIKNRKQLDEIVEMSLRAAALWDEVSDRLRQGALGLSGGQQQRLCIARLLAVEPEVLLMDEPTSALDPISTLKVEELIQVLKQDYTIIIVTHNMQQAARVSDYTAFFLTGDLVEYGATGDIFTTPKDQRTEDYITGRFG, translated from the coding sequence ATGAACAGTAAAATATCGGTGCATAAATTAAACTTGTTCTATAAAGAATTTCAAGCCCTGCGGGATATTGATCTGGAAGTGACCGCCAACCTGGTTACCGCTCTGATTGGCCCGTCGGGCTGTGGTAAATCCACATTTTTACGCGTCTTAAACCGTATGAATGACTTGTATGAAGGCGTGCGGGTGCAGGGCCGGGTTTTGTTTGACGGTGAGGATATTTACCGTGAAAAGTGCGATGTAGTAAGCTTGCGCAAAAAGGTGGGAATGGTATTTCAGAAGCCCAACCCTTTTCCCATGTCCATATATGATAACGTTGCTTTTGGACCTCGCATTCATGGAATTAAAAATCGCAAGCAATTGGATGAAATTGTAGAAATGAGTTTGCGGGCGGCGGCTTTGTGGGATGAAGTGAGCGACCGCTTGCGTCAGGGGGCTCTTGGACTTTCCGGCGGACAGCAGCAGCGGTTGTGCATTGCCCGGTTACTGGCGGTGGAGCCCGAGGTGCTTCTGATGGATGAGCCTACCTCGGCTTTGGACCCTATTTCAACGCTTAAGGTGGAAGAACTTATCCAAGTGTTAAAACAGGACTATACCATTATCATTGTTACCCACAACATGCAGCAGGCGGCCCGGGTTTCCGATTATACCGCGTTTTTCCTGACCGGTGATTTGGTGGAGTACGGTGCCACCGGCGATATCTTTACCACACCTAAAGATCAGCGTACCGAAGATTATATAACGGGGCGTTTTGGCTAA
- the phoR gene encoding phosphate regulon sensor histidine kinase PhoR yields MNLNRFFQGVSWRPVASYFFMLLLFLAFLKLYTVEKINIGAAIAVFWVITIVLAWVLYRRVIQPLNEITQTAQEIARGNLNRQINISTEDEIGDLARSINDMAARLRATIDEITEQKNRAQTILNSMDDCVIAVDREGCIMMVNPIVETLFEVTRTECMGKNILEVIRNYDLDHLLKRVQSCQKPLTREIKFLSPEPRIFHLHITPLYGSGQGGAVVLLRDITERKNMEQLRSEFVANVSHELRTPLTSIRGFVETLLESGTDDPKMTKHFLEIIADETRRLAMLVEDLLDLSRIEERRAAYRWQRVKIGELVDRALAVCGTSAEEKQVAIKANLSSRLPSFFGDPDMLSQVLINLMDNAIKYTPPGGSVTISTSLYGDELRLDVADTGAGIPADSLPRIFERFYRVEKARSREMGGTGLGLAIVKHIIKGHGGRIEVKSVVGKGTIFSVFLPMDSPSDK; encoded by the coding sequence GTGAATTTAAATCGTTTTTTTCAAGGTGTTAGCTGGCGTCCGGTGGCCAGTTATTTTTTTATGCTGCTGCTTTTTCTTGCTTTTTTAAAACTTTATACCGTAGAAAAAATCAATATCGGTGCCGCTATAGCTGTGTTTTGGGTTATTACCATAGTGTTGGCCTGGGTGCTTTACCGCCGGGTTATCCAGCCGCTCAATGAAATTACTCAGACCGCACAGGAAATTGCCCGGGGCAACTTAAACCGGCAAATCAATATCTCCACCGAAGACGAAATAGGAGATTTGGCCAGGAGCATCAATGATATGGCTGCTCGTCTGCGAGCTACCATTGATGAAATTACGGAGCAGAAAAACCGAGCTCAGACTATATTAAACAGTATGGATGATTGTGTGATAGCGGTGGACCGGGAAGGCTGTATTATGATGGTCAATCCGATTGTGGAGACATTGTTCGAGGTAACCCGGACGGAGTGCATGGGTAAGAATATTTTGGAGGTAATTCGCAATTACGATTTGGACCATTTATTGAAAAGAGTGCAAAGCTGTCAAAAGCCACTGACCCGGGAAATTAAATTCCTTTCTCCCGAGCCGCGTATTTTTCACCTGCATATAACGCCGCTGTACGGCAGCGGGCAGGGTGGGGCCGTGGTGCTGCTGCGGGATATCACAGAGCGAAAAAACATGGAACAGCTGCGCAGCGAGTTCGTAGCCAATGTGTCCCATGAGCTGAGAACGCCGCTCACCTCTATCCGCGGCTTTGTGGAAACATTGCTGGAAAGTGGTACCGATGATCCGAAGATGACCAAGCATTTTCTGGAAATTATTGCTGATGAGACCAGGCGGCTGGCTATGCTGGTGGAAGATCTTCTGGACCTTTCCAGAATTGAGGAACGTCGGGCAGCGTACCGCTGGCAGCGGGTTAAAATAGGTGAGCTGGTAGACCGGGCGCTGGCGGTGTGCGGTACATCTGCCGAAGAAAAACAAGTGGCTATAAAAGCTAACCTGTCCTCCCGGCTGCCTTCTTTTTTCGGTGATCCTGATATGCTGTCCCAGGTGCTGATTAATCTGATGGACAATGCCATAAAATATACGCCGCCGGGGGGCAGCGTGACAATTAGCACTTCATTGTACGGTGATGAGCTCAGGTTGGACGTGGCCGATACCGGCGCGGGCATACCGGCGGATAGCCTGCCCCGCATATTCGAGCGCTTCTACCGGGTGGAAAAGGCGCGTTCACGGGAAATGGGCGGTACCGGGCTGGGGTTGGCTATTGTTAAGCATATTATCAAAGGGCACGGGGGGCGGATAGAAGTGAAAAGCGTTGTAGGTAAAGGTACCATATTTTCGGTATTCCTGCCCATGGACAGCCCTTCGGATAAGTAG